The Cetobacterium sp. ZOR0034 DNA segment TTAAAGTTAAACAAACAACTGGCAAGGATAATTCCTTGCTTTTTAATTAACAAACCTATATACATTTATTCCAAAAATGAGGGTCTAGTCTATGCCCTCATTTTTAATTAAAAACTTATAAGAAAAAGTATTTTTTATAGTCTAATAATTTTATTTCTTATATAACGATTATAGGGTTTTATCGTTATGCTTGTTATTCTTTGTATAATTGATTTTAACATATTTCTATTCTTAACCTTAGTGATTCCCTAACTTTATCTTATAATTGTTAAAAGAGCTATTTTACGCTGAATTTTGCCAATTAAAAAAGACTAGGTGGGTGAGACACCTAGTCAGTGATTACCTAGTACCCTTTCTTAACTAGCAGTAAAAAAAGGACTATAACTAAAAATAATCTTTCCATTTGGAAACTTCACCCCCTTTCTAGGGTAGGCAACCACTTATTAGATTATATCATAGTACAAAAAAATAGAAAAGAGCTAGTTTCTCACCTCTAGCTCTTTTCCGTACAATGAAGTTTCCAACATTGATTATTTTTAGTTTGTACATAAATTATATACCTTATATTTTAAAAAATCAATAACTTTTTATTATTTAACAGATTCTTTAATTAATTTTTCGTATTGTTCTTTTATTTCTTCTTCTGTTGTAAGAGTAGAAATTATACTATTAAATAAATTCCATTTTCTTATTGGAACTAGAGGTTTTAATTTTTTTATATATTTTAATCTAATTTCATCTATAGATGAAATTTTTATATTTTCTTCTTTCACTTCTTCTTCTTTAAATTCAATATTATTTATAATATTCTCATTATCTATAATATCTTTATCATCTTTAGATATTATAGTTTTAATAATTTTACTTAAATAAGTTAATTTACTAAAATCTTTATTTATTATTTTGTATGCTTCCTTTAAACCGAATACAAGTTCTTCTTCAGTAAACTCATTAATAAGAATTGCAATACACTCATTAGATAAAGTTTTTGATTTTGATATATAAATATTTTTTTTAGCTTTTTCTATAGATTCTTTTAATTGATCTGATATAATAGCTTCTTTTTTAGAGATAAAGAAATCATATCCTGATATTTTTTTTCCTTTATATATTTTTTCAACTCTTATATTCAAATCTGTTAAATTGTTAATTTCTTCTATTGCAGGTTTAATAATTTTTTGATCTATATTATTTTGTGTATAATTTTTATATAATAATTTTATTTCATCTGTTGATATATAAATTTTTCTTTTCCAGGCTTCTGCTTGTAATCTCATATAAAATAAAATTGAATATCTACTTGATAAATGTTTTATATTTTCAAGGTAATATTTACAAAAATTTCCCTGGTTTAAATCTCTTATAAAAGGTAAAAATTTAGGGTTATATTCTACTTCAACTGTCTTTTCTTTTTTATCAAATTCTAATACAGAAAATATACTATAACTTTTATATTTATCTTCATTTTCTTTTATTTCTATTGTTCTTTTTTGTAATTTTTTTATAGTTTCCTCGAATAAAGAATAACTTTTTCTCTCCATCCCTATAAAATCTTTTATAAACTTACTGTCAGCAGTATAATAATTTTCACTTTTTCCTAAATTAGATATTAATGTTAAAAATAATTTTAACTCTCTAAGTTCAAAATCTTCAAATCTACCTGAAGCTAAGTTATTTTGATGTATTACCATTTTACTATTTTTTTCCATTACAAATCCTCCATTGGTGTTGTGCTAAAAAATTTTATATTTGAAATTTTAGAAAAATATGGTAATATTAACATATACTCATTTTAACATTTTAACATTTTAACATATGTTAATTAGCCTATTTCTAAAATTTATTTTAAATAGCTGTATTAATATTTTATGTTTCTTTGAGTTCCTTCATTTAAATTAATAATAAGTGGCATTATTATTAATTTTTTGAAAAATTTTATTTAAAAAGAAGCTGTCTTGGGAAAAGATAAGAGCTTCTTTTTTATTTTACCATTCTCTATTTAATACATTTGCAGGTCTTTGATCTCCTTTTAATTCAGGACTTATTCCTTTCATTTCTTCTATTTTTGCATTCTCTTTTTCAATTTCTGATTTACCAAAACATCCCGTAAATCCCAATGAACTTAAAATACATAAGCTAAGAATTATTTTTTTCATTCTACCATTCACCATTTAAAAGATTGGCTTTTTTATTTTGATTTGTATATTCAGAATCCACTTCTTTTAACTTTTCTATTTTTGCATTTTCTTTTTCAATTTCTGATTTTCCTAAACATCCTGTAAATCCTAATGAACTTAAAATACATAAACTAAGAATTATTTTTTTCATTTATTTTCCTCCTCTACATCAGCTATAAATTTCTTAATAGCTTCTACTATAACTTGTTTTGCTGTAACTTTTTTTAAAGCACAAGCTACTTTTAGTTTTTCTCTTAAATCTTCATCAACATTAATATTAATTTGAGCCATAATTTTATCTCCTATATTTATATAGTTTTATAGTAATATAGTAATATAGTTTTATAGTTATGTCAATCAAAAATTAAAAAATAATTCCACTTTATATTTTATTGAACTTATAGGTACTACTCCAAAATATCTGCCATCAAATGACCTATCAGAGTAATCAGACAATAAAAATATTTCTCCTTTTTGTACTTTCATTTTTTTTACATCTATCTCAGGTAATTTTCTTCCGTAAGAATCATATTTATAAACCTTTCCCCAATTCTTACTATTTATAATTAACTCATTATTGCTATTTATTTCAATAACATCATCTATTTTTTCACTTGCCACTTTTTTCATCATAGATGTAACTATACTTGGTACATATTTTCTATCAAATAAATACTTTTTTGTTTCTTCAGGAATTTCAAATACTACAATATCATCTTTTTTAAATTCTTCAGAGGGAAGTATCCTATATACTCCCCTCGGTAAACTTTTTGTTATATTTATTATGTAGTTATTTGAAAGAATTTTTAGAATAATTA contains these protein-coding regions:
- a CDS encoding replication initiation protein; amino-acid sequence: MEKNSKMVIHQNNLASGRFEDFELRELKLFLTLISNLGKSENYYTADSKFIKDFIGMERKSYSLFEETIKKLQKRTIEIKENEDKYKSYSIFSVLEFDKKEKTVEVEYNPKFLPFIRDLNQGNFCKYYLENIKHLSSRYSILFYMRLQAEAWKRKIYISTDEIKLLYKNYTQNNIDQKIIKPAIEEINNLTDLNIRVEKIYKGKKISGYDFFISKKEAIISDQLKESIEKAKKNIYISKSKTLSNECIAILINEFTEEELVFGLKEAYKIINKDFSKLTYLSKIIKTIISKDDKDIIDNENIINNIEFKEEEVKEENIKISSIDEIRLKYIKKLKPLVPIRKWNLFNSIISTLTTEEEIKEQYEKLIKESVK
- a CDS encoding S26 family signal peptidase, translating into MILKILSNNYIINITKSLPRGVYRILPSEEFKKDDIVVFEIPEETKKYLFDRKYVPSIVTSMMKKVASEKIDDVIEINSNNELIINSKNWGKVYKYDSYGRKLPEIDVKKMKVQKGEIFLLSDYSDRSFDGRYFGVVPISSIKYKVELFFNF